In Torulaspora globosa chromosome 1, complete sequence, a genomic segment contains:
- the BGL2 gene encoding glucan 1,3-beta-glucosidase (ancestral locus Anc_5.8), with protein MRFSTLATGLLLAATQVAAVGDLGFNLGVKNNDGTCKSTSDFEADLDVLKPYGDVVKIYAVSDCNTLQNLGPAVENKGFRVFLGVWPNDDAHFEAEKNALKTYLPELKTSTVAGILVGSEALYRGDLTAPELADKINDVKSTVAGIQGSDGKSYSGVQVGTVDSWNVLVAGYNAPAIEASDIVMANAFSYWQGQAMNNASYSFFDDIMQALQTIQTVKGTTDISFWVGETGWPTGGTNFGAAYPSVQNAQQFWQEGVCAMRGWGVNVIAFEAFDEDWKPDTSGISDVEKHWGIWTSDKSLKYNITCSFD; from the coding sequence ATGCGTTTCTCTACTCTCGCTACTGGATTGCTGCTAGCTGCCACGCAGGTCGCCGCCGTCGGCGACCTGGGTTTCAACCTGGGTGTGAAAAACAACGACGGCACCTGTAAGAGCACGTCTGACTTCGAGGCAGACTTGGATGTGTTGAAGCCATACGGCGACGTTGTGAAGATCTATGCGGTGTCCGACTGCAACACGTTGCAGAACCTGGGCCCTGCTGTGGAAAACAAGGGCTTCCGTGTGTTCTTGGGGGTGTGGCCCAACGACGACGCGCACTTCGAGGCCGAGAAGAACGCGTTGAAGACATACTTGCCGGAGTTAAAGACCTCCACGGTTGCCGGTATTCTTGTCGGCTCCGAGGCGCTGTACCGTGGGGATCTCACCGCGCCTGAGCTGGCCGACAAGATCAACGACGTCAAGAGCACTGTCGCCGGCATCCAGGGCTCCGACGGCAAGTCGTACTCCGGTGTGCAGGTCGGTACCGTCGACTCCTGGAACGTGCTGGTCGCAGGTTACAATGCGCCAGCCATCGAGGCCAGTGACATCGTGATGGCCAACGCCTTCTCGTACTGGCAAGGCCAGGCGATGAACAACGCCTCGTACTCCTTCTTCGACGACATCATGCAGGCGTTGCAGACCATCCAGACCGTCAAGGGCACCACCGACATCAGCTTCTGGGTCGGTGAGACTGGCTGGCCAACCGGCGGAACCAACTTCGGAGCTGCCTACCCATCCGTCCAGAATGCGCAGCAGTTCTGGCAGGAGGGCGTTTGCGCCATGAGAGGCTGGGGCGTCAACGTGATCGCCTTCGAGGCCTTCGACGAGGACTGGAAGCCAGACACCTCTGGTATCTCCGACGTCGAGAAGCACTGGGGTATCTGGACCTCGGACAAGAGTTTGAAGTACAACATAACCTGCAGCTTCGATTAA